CGGTTCGCACGGTGTAAGTGCGCTTGACGGTCAGCGCCGTGCTGGTGCCGGCTTCTTTCAGGTTCGGTGGCAGCACCAGCGTAAAGCGGGTTTCCGGCGGTAACTTGCCGAAGGTGATGCCGTCGCTGTCGTCGCTATCCTGCTTGGGCGCGTAGAGCTTGCCCGCATCGTCGCGCAACCGGAAGCGTGCCGAATCCTTCGGGTCAATCGCTCGCTGGAAGCCGACGCGGACCGTTGACAGCGGGTTGCAACCGGCGTCCTTGTTCTCGCGGCTGCAATTCACCTCCAGCCAGTCGCCGGAGCGCACCTTGAAGCGCATGATCTCAACCGCCTGCTTGGTGTTGGCCGTTGGCGAATCCCAGCGAATGGTGACGTCGGCGCCACTCGGGAAGTTTTGCGTGCAGCGGAACGCAATCCAGTTTTCGGTGTTGCTGATCCCTGCCGCACGCAACACTTCGATACGCCGGTTACCACCGACGGGCCGCACGTTGTCAACCGAGCGCACGCCTTCAACCTCGCAGAACACATGCGCCACAAAGGTCTTGGCGTCGACCGGCCCCTTGGCACGGAAGAGGAACATCTGCTGTTCGTCGATGTCGTTGCTGCCGTTGCTCGGCCGTGTTTCGGCCAGCGCCGGCAGGTCGGCGGCGGTTGCCGTCGGGATAAATAGCGGCAGGGCCGCGACGCCGACCAGGACGGTGGCGAGGAGTGAACGCAACATGGGAGAGGTCTCGCTGGCTGTGACGTTGATGTGTTGTGGCTGCTGTGCAGCGCGGTATTGCTGTTTGATGCATCTGGCGCATCTGGTTCTACCCGGATTCGGCGGCGCGCGCAATCGTCCATTCGTGCTAAGCCGGGACGCCACAACCGCCCTGTCGCTACACTCGTTACGTGACCGCCGCCGACGCCCCTGATCAGACGTATTTGCCCCCCGCTTTGCGACCCAAGCTCGCCAAACTGGGCATTCAGCATTTGCGCGATCTGCTGCTGCACTTTCCGCTGCGCTATGAAGACCAGACGCGGGTGCGACCGATTGCCGAACTGGTGGCAGGCGAATCGGTGGTTGTTGAAGGCGTGGTGGAGCATTCGGAGACGGTATTCCGGCCTCGCCGCCAGTTCGTGGCGCTGCTGCGCGCAAAGGGCGACGACGGTGGCAACAATTTCGCGCCACGGCTGACGCTGCGCTACTTCAACTTCTATCCGTCCATCACCCAGGCGCTGAAGATCGGGGCCAGCGCACGCGTATTCGGCGAAGTCCGCGATGGCCGCTACGGCCTGGAAATGGTGCATCCAGTCTTCAAAAAGGCGGAGGAGGTCGCTGGCAGCGATCACAGCGAAGATCGTCAAGAAGGCGGCAAAGATTCCCCCTCGCGTCGCCTGACGCCCATCTACCCGGCCGCCGCCGGCGTGCCGCAGGCCGCGCTGCGCACGCTGGCGAGCAAGGCGCTGCGTGTGGCGGACTGGCAGCGCGACCTGTTGCCGCGCGACATCATTGCGGCCGCTAGCTTGCCGGGATGGCGGCAGACCTTGACTACGCTGCACCTGCCTACCAACGGCGAATCGGCGATGGCGCTGGAAAGCCGCAGCCACCCGGCGTGGCGGCGGGTCAAGTTTGATGAGCTGCTGGCGCAACAGATGGCCTTGCGCGACGCCAAGGCGCTGCTCGCAAAGGAGCACGCAGCGCCGGTCAACGCCTCTGGCCTGCTGTCAACCCTGTTACGGCAACGCCTGCCGTTTCGCCTGACGGCGCCGCAGGAGCGGGCCCTGACCGAGGCCTTGCAGGACATGGCGCGCGGCCAGCCGATGACGCGGCTTCTGCAGGGGGATGTCGGCAGCGGCAAGACGGTCGTCGCCGCACTGGCGGCGCTCGCGGCGGTAGAGGCCGGGCAACAGGTGGCCTTCATGGCGCCGACCGAACTGCTCGCGGAGCAGCACTTCAACAAGCTGAGCCACTGGCTGGCCGAACTGCCCGTGACCATCACCTGGCTTACGGGGAGCCTCCCGGCAGGCGAGCTCAAAGCAGCACAAGCCGCCTGCAGGCGCGGCGAAACGCACATTGCCGTCGGCACCCACGCGCTGTTCCAGAAGAAGGTGAACTTCG
This is a stretch of genomic DNA from Casimicrobium huifangae. It encodes these proteins:
- the recG gene encoding ATP-dependent DNA helicase RecG, with translation MTAADAPDQTYLPPALRPKLAKLGIQHLRDLLLHFPLRYEDQTRVRPIAELVAGESVVVEGVVEHSETVFRPRRQFVALLRAKGDDGGNNFAPRLTLRYFNFYPSITQALKIGASARVFGEVRDGRYGLEMVHPVFKKAEEVAGSDHSEDRQEGGKDSPSRRLTPIYPAAAGVPQAALRTLASKALRVADWQRDLLPRDIIAAASLPGWRQTLTTLHLPTNGESAMALESRSHPAWRRVKFDELLAQQMALRDAKALLAKEHAAPVNASGLLSTLLRQRLPFRLTAPQERALTEALQDMARGQPMTRLLQGDVGSGKTVVAALAALAAVEAGQQVAFMAPTELLAEQHFNKLSHWLAELPVTITWLTGSLPAGELKAAQAACRRGETHIAVGTHALFQKKVNFARLGLVVVDEQHRFGVEQRLALRSRGQADTDRVLAPHQLMMSATPIPRSLAMSYYADLDVSVIDELPGGRQPITTKLVSEQRRDEIVGRIHDAVRAGAQAYWVCPLIEESEKLASQDIELQNATALHGELTAAMPDVRVALLHGRMKADEKAAIMADFAANRVQVLVATTVIEVGVDVPNASWMVIEHAERFGLAQLHQLRGRVGRGSVASTCILLFTDKLSDTAKQRLKVIYETTDGFTIAREDLRIRGPGELLGPRQSGLPSLRYANIEEDIDLVEAARDAAPKIEQHPDFNKTAFLERWIRHRVEFAKA